In the Pantoea sp. Aalb genome, one interval contains:
- a CDS encoding MlaA family lipoprotein → MSNRLTVYLALTSSIFLIGCANLKSTNNLETIFRQDPLESFNRIIFKFNYKILDVYVFQPISLAWREYIPIPARIGLNNFLSNLDEPASMVNAFLIGEPRTAMIHFTRFFLNSTFGLAGIIDIAEKTNTKLISQDSYRFGDTLGYYGIGYGPYIELPIYSSFTIREDGGALIDMLYPTLNFLTLPMSIGKWILKNIETRAKLLDFNTILFQQQDPYIFIRNSYFQRHNFISNGGKLSLDNNPNTIAIQNDLKDIDK, encoded by the coding sequence ATGAGTAACCGCCTGACGGTATATTTGGCATTAACTAGTAGTATCTTTTTAATAGGATGTGCTAATTTAAAATCAACTAATAACTTAGAAACCATATTTCGTCAAGACCCTTTAGAAAGTTTCAACCGTATCATATTTAAATTTAACTATAAAATATTGGATGTTTATGTTTTTCAACCTATATCTTTAGCTTGGCGTGAATACATTCCCATACCAGCTCGTATTGGACTTAATAATTTTCTTAGCAATTTAGATGAGCCAGCAAGTATGGTTAATGCTTTCTTAATTGGAGAACCACGTACAGCAATGATTCATTTTACAAGATTTTTTCTAAATTCTACGTTTGGTTTAGCAGGCATTATTGATATTGCAGAAAAAACTAATACTAAATTAATCTCCCAAGATTCATATCGTTTTGGTGATACATTAGGATATTATGGTATCGGATATGGTCCTTATATTGAATTACCTATTTATTCTAGTTTTACTATTCGTGAGGATGGTGGAGCTCTTATTGATATGCTTTATCCAACGTTAAATTTCCTTACTTTACCTATGTCAATTGGAAAATGGATATTGAAAAATATAGAAACAAGAGCAAAGTTATTAGATTTTAATACTATTTTATTTCAACAGCAAGATCCTTATATCTTTATTCGTAATTCTTATTTCCAACGCCATAATTTTATCTCTAATGGAGGAAAGTTATCGTTGGATAATAATCCAAATACTATTGCTATACAAAATGACTTAAAAGATATTGATAAGTAA
- the prmB gene encoding 50S ribosomal protein L3 N(5)-glutamine methyltransferase, whose amino-acid sequence MDKIFVDEAVNELHTIKDMLRWSFSRFSAANLCYGHGTDNPWDEALKLVLPTLWLPLDIPDDMLNTRLTLSERNRIVELIIRRVNERVPVSYLTNKAWFCGYEFYIDQRVLIPRSPIAELIEKRFIGLISEHPHHILDMCTGSGCIAIACAYAFPGVEVKGVDISLDALAVAEKNIERHNMHNYITLIRADLFCGLPQIKYDLIVTNPPYINIKDMKDLPKEYHYEPELSLTVGKDPLKLIRRILAYAPDYLTTQGILICEVGNSMIHIIEQYPDIPFIWLKFNNGGDGVFMLTREQIVASQHHFSFY is encoded by the coding sequence GTGGACAAAATTTTTGTCGATGAAGCAGTAAATGAGTTACATACTATCAAAGATATGCTACGATGGTCCTTTAGTAGATTTTCTGCAGCAAATCTTTGTTATGGTCATGGTACTGATAATCCGTGGGATGAAGCTTTAAAATTAGTATTACCTACTCTTTGGTTACCACTTGATATTCCAGATGATATGTTAAATACACGTCTAACTCTTAGCGAAAGAAATCGTATAGTAGAACTAATTATTCGTCGTGTTAATGAACGTGTGCCAGTATCTTATCTAACCAATAAGGCCTGGTTTTGTGGTTATGAATTCTACATTGATCAACGCGTGCTTATACCTCGTTCACCAATTGCTGAACTAATTGAAAAACGTTTTATTGGGCTTATTAGCGAACATCCACATCATATTTTAGATATGTGTACTGGAAGTGGTTGTATTGCTATTGCCTGTGCTTATGCTTTTCCTGGTGTTGAAGTTAAAGGTGTAGATATATCTCTGGATGCATTAGCAGTTGCAGAAAAAAATATTGAACGACATAACATGCATAATTATATCACACTGATTCGTGCAGATCTTTTCTGTGGTTTGCCACAAATAAAATATGATCTAATTGTTACAAATCCTCCATATATAAATATAAAAGATATGAAAGATTTACCAAAAGAATATCATTATGAACCAGAATTAAGTCTAACAGTAGGTAAAGATCCATTAAAATTAATTCGCCGAATTTTAGCTTATGCTCCAGATTATCTTACTACACAAGGTATACTAATTTGTGAAGTCGGAAATAGCATGATTCATATCATAGAACAATACCCGGATATTCCTTTTATTTGGTTAAAATTTAACAATGGTGGAGATGGAGTATTTATGTTAACACGGGAACAAATTGTTGCTTCCCAACATCATTTTTCTTTTTATTAA
- the aroC gene encoding chorismate synthase — MAGNSIGQLFRVTTFGESHGIAIGCIIDGMPPNIPLTEDDIQHDLNRRRPGTSCYTTQRQELDQIQILSGVFEGLTTGTPIGLLINNIDQRSQDYNHNKNIFRPGHADYTYLHKYGIRDYRGGGRSSARETAMRVAAGAIAKKYLQIKHHIKVHGYVAQVGDIVCKLENWDIVEENHFFCPDSSQLKALDKLLRQLKKDGDSIGAKITIIVENLPPGLGEPVFDRLDADLAHALMSINAVKGIEIGDGFEVIKQRGSQHRDEINMNGFQSNHAGGILGGISSGQTININLAMKPTSSIRVPGKTVTYDFKETEIITKGRHDPCVGIRAVPIAEAMIAIIIMDHLLRHRAQCEYFSISRLK, encoded by the coding sequence ATGGCTGGAAATAGCATAGGGCAACTTTTTCGCGTAACTACATTTGGTGAGTCACATGGTATTGCGATTGGATGTATAATTGATGGTATGCCTCCTAATATTCCTCTTACTGAAGATGATATTCAACACGATCTTAATCGTCGTCGCCCTGGTACTTCATGTTATACTACTCAGCGACAAGAATTGGATCAAATACAAATTTTATCTGGTGTTTTTGAAGGTTTAACTACCGGTACTCCTATTGGTTTATTAATTAATAATATAGATCAACGTTCTCAAGATTATAATCATAATAAAAATATATTTCGTCCAGGTCATGCAGATTATACTTACTTACATAAGTATGGCATACGTGACTATCGAGGCGGTGGGAGATCTTCTGCACGTGAAACTGCAATGCGTGTAGCAGCAGGAGCAATTGCCAAAAAATATTTACAAATAAAGCATCATATTAAAGTACATGGTTATGTAGCACAAGTAGGGGATATAGTGTGTAAACTAGAAAATTGGGATATTGTAGAAGAAAATCATTTTTTTTGTCCTGATTCATCTCAATTAAAAGCATTAGATAAACTATTACGTCAATTAAAAAAAGATGGTGACTCTATTGGAGCTAAAATTACTATCATAGTAGAAAACTTACCACCAGGATTAGGAGAGCCAGTATTTGACCGTTTAGATGCTGATTTAGCCCATGCTTTAATGAGTATTAATGCAGTGAAAGGCATAGAAATTGGTGATGGATTTGAAGTTATTAAACAACGTGGAAGTCAACATCGTGATGAAATTAATATGAACGGCTTTCAAAGTAATCATGCAGGTGGTATTTTAGGTGGTATTAGTAGTGGTCAAACTATTAATATTAATTTAGCAATGAAGCCAACATCTAGTATTAGAGTACCAGGAAAAACCGTTACATATGATTTCAAAGAAACAGAAATAATCACAAAAGGTCGTCATGATCCATGCGTAGGTATTCGTGCAGTCCCTATTGCTGAAGCAATGATAGCTATTATTATTATGGATCACCTATTACGTCATCGTGCACAATGTGAATATTTTAGCATTTCTAGGCTAAAATAG
- the fabB gene encoding beta-ketoacyl-ACP synthase I — protein MKRAVITGLGIVSSIGNNQEEVLSSLRKGRSGITFSQEMKEAGMRSHVWGNVKLDTNGLIDRKIVRFMSDASIYAYLSMNEAIQDSNLTEKQYQNNPRVGLIVGSGGGSPRYQVLGADAMRGPRGLKGVGPYMVTKAMASGVSACLATPFKIYGVNYSISSACATSAHCIINAVEQIQLGKQDIVFAGGGEELSWEMACEFDAMGALSTKYNNTPIKASRTYDVNRDGFVIAGGGGIIVVEELQHALARDAYIYAEIIGCGATSDGLDMVVPSGEGAIRCMKMAIQDIDVPVDYINTHGTSTPLGDVKELNAIREVFGNNIPNISSTKAMTGHSLGASGVQETIYTILMLKHSFIAPSINIEELDVAAQSMKIVTQFTEKILTTVMSNSFGFGGTNATLTMCKYKK, from the coding sequence ATGAAACGTGCAGTGATTACTGGCCTAGGTATCGTTTCTAGTATTGGTAATAACCAAGAAGAAGTATTATCTTCCTTACGTAAAGGCCGTTCTGGTATTACTTTCTCTCAAGAGATGAAAGAAGCTGGTATGCGCAGTCATGTATGGGGTAATGTCAAGCTAGATACTAATGGTCTTATAGATCGAAAAATTGTGCGTTTCATGAGTGATGCCTCAATTTATGCATATTTATCTATGAATGAAGCGATTCAAGATTCAAATCTTACTGAAAAACAATATCAAAATAATCCACGAGTAGGTTTAATTGTTGGTTCAGGAGGTGGTTCTCCTCGTTATCAAGTATTAGGTGCTGATGCAATGCGCGGTCCACGCGGATTAAAAGGTGTTGGTCCATATATGGTTACTAAAGCAATGGCATCTGGTGTATCAGCATGCCTTGCTACACCGTTTAAAATTTACGGGGTTAATTATTCTATTAGTTCAGCCTGTGCAACATCTGCACATTGTATTATTAATGCAGTTGAACAAATTCAGTTAGGTAAGCAAGATATTGTATTTGCAGGTGGTGGTGAAGAATTAAGCTGGGAAATGGCTTGTGAATTTGACGCTATGGGAGCACTTTCAACTAAATACAATAATACTCCTATTAAAGCTTCACGTACCTATGATGTTAATCGAGATGGATTTGTGATTGCAGGTGGTGGTGGAATAATTGTAGTAGAAGAGTTACAACATGCGTTAGCACGAGATGCTTATATCTATGCTGAAATTATAGGTTGTGGTGCTACATCAGATGGACTAGATATGGTTGTACCTTCAGGAGAAGGAGCTATCAGGTGCATGAAAATGGCAATACAAGATATAGATGTACCAGTTGATTACATTAATACTCATGGAACATCTACACCGCTAGGAGATGTAAAAGAATTAAATGCAATAAGAGAAGTATTTGGAAATAATATACCTAATATTTCTTCTACTAAAGCAATGACTGGACATTCTTTAGGTGCTTCTGGAGTACAAGAAACAATCTATACTATTTTGATGCTTAAACATAGCTTTATTGCTCCTAGTATTAATATAGAAGAGTTAGATGTAGCTGCTCAAAGTATGAAGATCGTAACTCAATTTACAGAAAAAATATTAACAACTGTTATGTCTAATAGTTTTGGTTTCGGTGGTACTAATGCAACACTTACAATGTGTAAGTATAAAAAATAA
- a CDS encoding DUF3410 domain-containing protein, with translation MKIIVDENMPYAYELFSRTGKVLSVPGRELSKIELKDTIGLMVRSITNVNAKLLDNTSIKFVGTATSGTEHIDYHVLKKKGISFSSAPGCNSIAVVEYIFSVLFFLAERDGFDLRNRIVGIIGAGNIGNCLNKRLKVLGVETLICDPPRKNRGDKEIFYSLDELVAKADILTFHTPLFIDGLYKSWHLVDINLLNSLKKNTILINTCRGSVVDNKALLQILTMRKDISVILDVWEEEPNISLELLNKIDIATPHIAGYTLEGKTRGTIQIFESWCNFIDKPQQIILENLLPKPEFSTITLHGNIDQYKLKRLIHLIYDVRRDDTLLRKLTAIDHIDFDLLRAQYQERREWSSLQVICDNTETVTILNKLGFNATLQ, from the coding sequence GTGAAAATTATTGTTGATGAAAATATGCCTTATGCCTATGAACTATTTAGTCGTACTGGTAAAGTCTTATCAGTACCAGGACGTGAATTATCAAAAATAGAACTTAAAGATACTATTGGATTAATGGTACGATCTATTACTAATGTTAATGCTAAATTATTAGATAATACATCGATAAAATTTGTTGGTACTGCAACTTCTGGTACTGAACATATTGATTATCATGTACTAAAAAAAAAAGGTATTAGTTTTTCTTCTGCTCCTGGCTGTAATTCTATTGCAGTAGTTGAATATATTTTTTCCGTACTTTTTTTTTTAGCAGAACGCGATGGTTTTGATCTACGTAATCGAATTGTAGGTATTATAGGAGCAGGAAATATCGGTAATTGTCTGAATAAACGCTTAAAAGTTTTAGGAGTAGAAACTTTAATATGTGATCCTCCTCGTAAGAATCGTGGAGATAAAGAAATCTTTTATTCATTAGATGAATTAGTAGCAAAAGCTGATATACTTACTTTTCACACACCATTATTTATAGATGGATTATATAAGAGTTGGCATTTAGTAGATATAAATTTACTTAATTCACTAAAGAAAAATACAATTTTAATTAATACTTGTCGTGGTTCAGTGGTCGATAATAAAGCACTTTTACAAATATTAACTATGCGTAAAGATATCAGCGTAATATTAGATGTTTGGGAAGAAGAACCGAATATATCATTAGAATTATTAAATAAAATAGATATTGCTACTCCACACATTGCTGGTTATACGCTTGAAGGGAAAACACGTGGTACAATTCAAATATTTGAATCTTGGTGTAATTTTATAGATAAACCTCAACAGATAATATTAGAAAATCTTTTACCGAAACCGGAATTTAGTACTATAACATTACATGGTAATATTGATCAGTATAAGCTAAAACGATTAATACACTTAATATATGATGTACGACGAGATGATACATTATTAAGAAAGTTAACTGCAATAGATCATATAGATTTTGATCTCTTACGTGCTCAATATCAAGAACGTCGTGAATGGTCATCTTTACAAGTTATCTGTGACAATACGGAAACAGTTACTATACTAAATAAACTTGGTTTTAATGCTACTCTACAGTAA
- the truA gene encoding tRNA pseudouridine(38-40) synthase TruA — translation MIFKKKKIIKIALGIEYDGSGYYGWQRQKSVPSIQEKLEKALSIIANHNINVFCAGRTDVGVHSIGQVVHFRTTAQRTESAWTLGVNSNLPHDIAIRWVKIVPEEFHARFSAIARRYLYLIYNQRLRSAILSKGITHFYYPLDTEKMHRAGQCLIGMNDFTSFRAMHCQSHTPWRNLMHMNIIRQGSYVIVDIKANSFVYHMVRNIVGSLIEIGCGKQTEGWMAKLLFAKNRYLAASTAKASGLYLVSVDYPPHFQLPQSTPHPLLLIN, via the coding sequence ATGATATTTAAAAAAAAGAAAATTATAAAAATAGCATTGGGTATAGAATATGATGGTAGTGGCTATTATGGTTGGCAGCGTCAAAAATCAGTACCTAGTATACAAGAAAAGTTAGAAAAAGCATTATCTATAATTGCCAATCATAATATAAATGTGTTTTGTGCTGGACGTACTGATGTAGGAGTTCATAGTATTGGTCAAGTTGTTCACTTTAGAACAACTGCACAACGTACCGAAAGTGCTTGGACATTAGGTGTAAATTCAAATTTACCTCATGACATTGCCATACGTTGGGTAAAAATAGTTCCAGAAGAATTTCATGCGCGATTTAGTGCTATCGCTCGACGTTATCTTTATTTAATTTATAACCAACGCCTTCGTTCTGCAATTTTATCTAAAGGTATAACTCATTTTTATTATCCATTAGATACAGAAAAAATGCATCGTGCAGGACAGTGTCTAATAGGAATGAACGATTTTACTTCTTTTCGTGCTATGCACTGTCAGTCACATACACCATGGCGTAATCTAATGCATATGAATATTATTCGTCAAGGTTCATATGTAATTGTTGATATTAAAGCTAATTCCTTTGTGTATCATATGGTACGAAATATTGTTGGCAGTCTTATAGAAATAGGATGTGGTAAACAAACAGAAGGCTGGATGGCAAAATTACTTTTTGCTAAAAATCGTTATTTGGCAGCGAGCACTGCAAAAGCTAGCGGTTTATATTTAGTCTCAGTAGATTATCCGCCTCATTTTCAATTACCACAATCTACTCCTCATCCATTATTACTTATTAATTAA
- the accD gene encoding acetyl-CoA carboxylase, carboxyltransferase subunit beta — protein sequence MSWIERILSRSKNKVINSRRASIPEGVWTKCDSCCQVLYRVELERNLEVCPKCDHHMHISARNRLLRLLDQGSITELGSEFEPKDLLKFRDSKKYKDRLSMAQKETNEKDALVAMKGQLYTIPVVAAAFEFSFMGGSMGSIVGIRFVLAVDQALKDNCPLICFSASGGARMQEALISLMQMAKTSAALAKIQKIGLPYISVLTDPTMGGVSASLAMLGDLNIAEPKALIGFAGPRVIEQTVRETLPFGFQRSEFLIEKGAIDMIIRRPDMRLKLASLLAKIMHLSAPVSDIENRVKNKSIK from the coding sequence ATGAGCTGGATTGAACGGATATTAAGTAGAAGTAAAAATAAAGTAATCAATTCTCGGAGGGCAAGTATACCAGAAGGAGTATGGACAAAGTGCGATAGTTGTTGTCAAGTATTATATCGCGTTGAATTAGAGCGTAATCTTGAAGTTTGTCCTAAGTGTGATCATCATATGCACATAAGTGCACGTAATCGTTTACTTAGATTATTAGATCAAGGTTCTATAACTGAATTGGGTAGTGAATTTGAACCAAAAGATTTATTGAAATTTCGTGATTCAAAAAAGTATAAAGATCGGTTAAGTATGGCACAAAAAGAAACGAATGAAAAAGATGCTTTAGTAGCTATGAAAGGTCAATTATATACAATACCAGTAGTAGCAGCTGCATTTGAATTTTCCTTTATGGGTGGTTCCATGGGATCGATCGTAGGAATACGTTTTGTACTTGCTGTAGATCAGGCTTTAAAAGATAATTGTCCTTTAATTTGTTTTTCTGCTAGTGGTGGCGCACGAATGCAAGAAGCATTAATATCTTTAATGCAAATGGCTAAAACTAGTGCTGCATTAGCAAAAATCCAAAAGATTGGTCTACCTTATATTTCTGTACTTACAGATCCAACTATGGGTGGTGTCTCTGCTAGTTTAGCTATGCTAGGCGATTTAAATATTGCAGAACCTAAAGCATTAATTGGTTTTGCTGGTCCACGTGTGATTGAACAAACTGTACGAGAAACACTGCCATTTGGTTTCCAACGTAGTGAGTTTCTGATTGAAAAAGGTGCTATTGATATGATTATCCGTCGTCCAGATATGCGTCTTAAATTAGCAAGTTTATTAGCAAAAATAATGCATCTTTCAGCACCTGTAAGTGACATAGAGAACAGAGTTAAAAATAAATCAATAAAATAA
- the folC gene encoding bifunctional tetrahydrofolate synthase/dihydrofolate synthase translates to MNILNFPKTSWSLNEWLHYIEHLHPHYIDLNLDRIKHVANRLDLLIKPAPFIFTVSGTNGKGTTCHMLEILLIAMGYRVGVYSSPHLLHYTERIRIQGTALNKVLHCNSFANIEAHRGDILLTYFEFSTLSALYLFREANLDVVILEVGLGGRLDATNIIDSDIAIITCIALEHTKLLGNNLESIGREKAGIFRKGKPAIVGETNIIKSLIDVALEKKARLLQCNRDWQWKKISDKWILQDTYGELYDLSLPQIPLQNAATALTALRASNLKLNEDIIRKYLPLVTLPGRFQIIQKFPHIILDVMHNPHAACYVASRLKEIKKTSKLHVVIGMLNDKNIKNTLAALLPQVNYWYCVSLNGPRGVPAKKLMSYLNSGESFDNVADAWKAVFSRVSSKDIILVCGSFHTVALVMQLIKENN, encoded by the coding sequence ATGAATATTTTAAATTTTCCTAAAACTAGCTGGTCTTTAAACGAATGGCTTCATTATATTGAACATTTACATCCTCATTATATTGACTTAAATCTAGATCGTATTAAACATGTTGCTAATCGACTTGATTTATTGATAAAACCAGCTCCATTTATTTTTACAGTTAGTGGAACTAATGGTAAAGGTACTACGTGTCATATGCTTGAAATTTTGCTAATAGCAATGGGATATCGCGTAGGTGTTTACAGCTCACCACATCTTTTGCACTACACTGAACGTATTCGTATACAAGGTACGGCTTTAAATAAGGTTTTACACTGTAATAGTTTTGCTAATATAGAAGCTCACCGCGGTGATATTTTATTAACTTATTTTGAATTTAGTACATTATCAGCATTATATTTATTTCGTGAAGCTAATCTAGATGTAGTAATTCTAGAAGTCGGTCTTGGTGGACGTCTTGACGCTACTAATATTATTGATTCAGATATAGCCATAATCACATGTATTGCTCTTGAACATACTAAATTATTAGGTAACAACCTTGAGAGTATTGGACGCGAAAAAGCTGGTATATTTCGTAAAGGAAAACCTGCTATTGTAGGTGAAACTAATATTATTAAAAGTTTAATTGATGTAGCATTAGAAAAGAAAGCTAGATTGTTACAGTGTAATAGAGATTGGCAGTGGAAAAAAATAAGCGATAAATGGATTTTACAGGATACTTATGGTGAATTATATGATTTATCATTACCACAAATACCGTTACAAAATGCAGCTACTGCTTTAACTGCATTACGTGCTTCTAATCTAAAGTTAAATGAAGATATTATTCGTAAATATTTACCGTTAGTAACACTGCCAGGTCGTTTTCAAATAATTCAAAAGTTCCCTCATATTATCCTTGATGTAATGCATAATCCACATGCTGCTTGTTATGTAGCTTCTAGGTTAAAAGAAATCAAAAAAACATCTAAATTACATGTAGTAATTGGAATGTTGAATGATAAAAATATTAAAAATACACTAGCAGCATTGTTACCACAAGTTAATTATTGGTATTGTGTATCTCTTAATGGTCCTCGTGGTGTTCCAGCTAAAAAGCTAATGTCATATCTCAATAGTGGTGAAAGTTTTGATAACGTAGCTGATGCTTGGAAAGCTGTATTTAGTAGGGTTAGCTCTAAAGATATAATCTTAGTATGTGGTTCTTTCCATACTGTAGCATTAGTCATGCAATTAATAAAAGAAAATAATTGA
- a CDS encoding CvpA family protein, whose amino-acid sequence MIWIDYFIIGVIFFSIVVSVIRGFIQETLSCIIWICAFFISTHYYSYLVVWLTNSNDKLINNSIAIIIIFFTILIIGAIVNHVISSVIQRTTLSGIDRVLGGCFGALRGIIFISAIIFFLNIFTSFPKSYDWQQSKLIPQFNYMVKLFYQKIPSSFIPITPSKWMVINKEIINVWYRWYH is encoded by the coding sequence ATGATTTGGATTGATTATTTTATTATTGGAGTCATTTTTTTTTCTATTGTAGTGAGCGTAATTCGAGGGTTTATCCAAGAAACTTTATCTTGTATTATTTGGATATGTGCATTTTTTATATCTACTCATTATTATAGTTATTTAGTAGTATGGTTAACAAATTCTAATGATAAGCTTATTAATAATAGTATTGCTATTATAATAATATTTTTTACAATACTAATTATTGGAGCAATTGTGAATCATGTAATTAGTTCTGTAATCCAAAGAACTACTCTATCAGGTATAGATAGAGTATTAGGTGGATGCTTTGGGGCATTACGTGGTATAATTTTTATTTCTGCTATTATCTTTTTTTTAAATATCTTTACTTCTTTTCCTAAAAGTTATGACTGGCAGCAATCTAAATTGATTCCACAATTTAATTATATGGTTAAATTGTTTTACCAAAAAATCCCGTCAAGCTTTATTCCGATAACACCATCTAAATGGATGGTTATTAATAAGGAAATAATAAATGTGTGGTATCGTTGGTATCACTAG
- the purF gene encoding amidophosphoribosyltransferase, translated as MCGIVGITSFMSVNQSIYDALTMLQHRGQDAAGICTIDSFNCFRLRKGNGLVRDVFEAYHMQRLQGNIGIGHVRYPTAGSFSASEAQPFYVNSPYGITLAHNGNLTNTYELRKQLFKVSRRHVNTNSDSEILLNIFAQELNRFQHYPLKVKEIFSAVTAVHKQVRGAYAVVAMIIGHGMVAFRDPHGIRPLVIGKRKIADKIEYMVASESVALDTLRFEFIRDVEPGESIYITKNGKLSTHQCADTPKSNPCLFEYVYFARPDSFLDKISVYSARVRMGTKLGMKIAREWKDLSIDVVIPIPETSTDVALEIARILGRPYRQGFVKNRYVGRTFLMPEQQLRRNAVRRKLNANRAEFQGKNVLLVDDSIVRGTTSEQIIELAREAGAKRVYLALAAPEIRYPNVYGIDMPNTTELIAHGRQVEEICQLIKADALIFQDLEDLIEAVREDNPNITSFESSVFNGIYVTKDVDQKYFEYLQLLRNDDAKEIARQNEMENLELHNED; from the coding sequence ATGTGTGGTATCGTTGGTATCACTAGTTTTATGTCAGTAAATCAATCTATTTACGATGCTTTAACAATGCTACAACATAGAGGGCAGGATGCTGCTGGTATTTGTACAATCGATTCATTTAATTGCTTTCGTCTACGTAAGGGGAACGGTTTAGTAAGAGATGTATTTGAAGCATATCATATGCAACGTTTGCAGGGTAATATTGGAATCGGCCATGTACGTTACCCAACAGCTGGTAGCTTTAGTGCATCAGAAGCACAACCTTTTTATGTAAACTCTCCTTATGGTATTACACTTGCACATAATGGTAATTTGACTAATACATATGAACTCCGTAAACAATTATTCAAAGTAAGTCGTAGGCACGTAAATACTAACTCAGATTCTGAAATTTTATTAAATATTTTTGCACAAGAACTGAATCGCTTTCAGCATTATCCTCTTAAAGTAAAAGAAATTTTTTCTGCTGTGACAGCTGTACATAAACAGGTACGAGGTGCTTATGCAGTTGTTGCTATGATTATAGGTCATGGAATGGTTGCTTTTCGTGATCCACACGGTATCAGACCGTTAGTAATTGGAAAACGAAAAATTGCAGATAAAATTGAATACATGGTAGCATCAGAAAGTGTAGCTCTTGATACTTTAAGATTTGAATTTATTCGAGATGTAGAACCAGGCGAATCTATTTACATTACTAAAAATGGTAAATTATCTACACATCAATGCGCTGATACTCCAAAAAGTAATCCATGTTTATTTGAATATGTATACTTTGCTCGTCCTGATTCTTTTCTTGATAAAATTTCGGTTTATAGTGCTAGAGTACGAATGGGTACTAAATTAGGGATGAAAATTGCACGTGAATGGAAAGATCTTAGCATTGATGTAGTAATACCAATTCCAGAAACATCTACTGATGTTGCATTAGAAATCGCACGTATTCTAGGAAGACCTTATCGTCAAGGTTTTGTAAAAAATAGATATGTAGGTAGAACTTTTCTTATGCCAGAGCAACAGTTACGACGTAATGCTGTTCGTCGTAAATTAAATGCTAATCGTGCAGAATTTCAAGGTAAAAATGTTTTACTTGTTGATGATTCTATTGTACGAGGTACAACATCTGAACAAATAATTGAATTAGCTAGAGAAGCAGGTGCTAAAAGAGTTTATTTAGCATTGGCAGCACCAGAAATTCGTTATCCTAACGTCTATGGTATCGACATGCCAAATACAACTGAATTAATAGCACATGGCCGTCAAGTAGAAGAAATCTGTCAATTAATTAAAGCTGATGCACTAATATTTCAAGATTTAGAAGATTTAATTGAAGCAGTACGTGAAGATAATCCTAATATTACAAGTTTTGAAAGTTCAGTATTTAACGGGATTTATGTAACTAAAGATGTTGATCAAAAATATTTTGAATATTTACAATTGCTGCGTAATGATGATGCTAAAGAGATAGCTCGACAAAACGAAATGGAAAATTTAGAGTTACATAACGAAGACTAA